ACTCGGTGGCGAGAGTATGTGAAATCGTTTACTAGTCTCTCGGTAAGTAAATCACCCGTCCCTGCAATGTTTTTAATCGTCCTTTCTTTATTTCGAGACCACCCATTTCTGGTGTGCATcctttttttcaacaaaattaaattacatttatttAATTCGTTAATTTACTAAGTGATCGTGGTCTACAACATGCGTACTATCATCGATGAAACTTACATATGTCGTACACGCTTAGTTAGTACACTtatacatatattacatatttgaAACTGTATTCGAAGGGAGTGGAaggaattattaattaaacgtactAGCTAATTCGACGTAAATTATAAGAGACTTGAACCGATACAAACGACATCGGGACTCGaacgtttattttttattcgccgGTCCCACGTCGATCGATCGTCGTATGCTTACATGTTCCATCGAAGATTGTAGATCGTTGGCGATCGAGCGATCGTACTAGCGCGTCCGACACATCTACAGTTGCGTGTGTCTGCAGGTATAATGCCACTATGTAACTTATGTTAATGTAACAAAGTTAATTTTAAAAACGATTAGTTCGTCGACGCTACAACCCTTAACGGAAACGATATTTGTCCTGCTTAAACGCACGCAACGCGTTAACAGCGCGAGTGTAACAAAATAGCTCTAAATTGTGGACCAAGTGGAGACGGATCAGTCGACATTTTCTGTTTCATGGGCACAGAATTGTTCTAGGGTACTGCGACGCATCGATTCTTTTCTGGCGAATGAGGAATCACTTGACCAAACTTTTGATGCTTCTAGGAAGATTCGGTATAGAGCCTTTGTTGACGCTCGCCGCCGTCGGTCTCATGAAACCGTGGTTTCTGGTTACGGCTCGAGGATGGATCAACTTGCTTCTCGTAACCGGTGCTTTATCGCCGGCCGAACGATTCAAAGAAATCGTTTCATGTCCGACGATACTGCCGCTtccgctgctgctgctgctgcgcgAGCCAATCGTTCGTCCTTTGTTCCCCTTTTGCGGCTCGCCCGACACCTGAAAACACAATGGTCGCCCATCGATGCAACTTGAAGATTTAGGTATACATATAGGTACTCGTGTGTACTTGAGATATTAAACGTTCGTTGACTCGACACTCGAGATTTACAGTTATCTACGTTCTCAAGACTTTCAAGACAATCAACTTGTACAACTATCAAGAGTGACAAGATTTTCAAGATTCTATTCATTTGGAATACGTATTACAACACCGGATAAGGCTAGAACCGACTCCAAGTGTCGATCTTGGCTCGAGCCAAGAACCAGTAAAACTGATAGGGATAGAATTGCGGAGAAATTCATCACCATGCATGGACTCACCCCAAGAGATTTCCGAACTGTTCTCGCAGCTGGACCGACGCTGCTTCCGCTACTGCTGCTTCTGCTAGCGGGTATCCTGGTGACGGTGGAGCGCGGATTAATTCGACGTTTCTCAATATTTTTCGGCGGCAACGGAGCATTGGACGGGCTCTTCCTCAGATCGTTGGTGAGGGCGCAAATAGCGGACGTGTAAGTCCGAAGACGAGCGTGATTCGGTACCAAGTTCCGGACAGTGTTCACCGAGGTGGCGCTGTTCAAAGAGCTTCGCGAGCTTCTGAGACTGCTTCTCGAACCGGACCGTTCCACCTCGTTCCTCGACGGATTGATCGACTGCAACGTTGCGTTCGCGTTCCGTTGCGTACTCTCCGTTTTCCCAGGCCCAGAGTCGCGTTTCAAACTGTTGGTTCGCTTCGGTAGAAAGCTGCTCTTCTCGCCAGTCTTTCTCATCGAGCTCGCGCGTTTCTCGAACCCTTTGATCGACGACTCGAGCGTTTTGTCGATCGACTTTTTCGCGTGGCCGTCCGGCTTCTCGCGGTCATTTTCGGCGACGGCGCGCGCGCGATCGGCCTCGTTTCCCGTGTAGCGTAGCTCGGCCGGCGAACATCGCGTCGAGTCGTGCGTGTCCGTCTCGTAATTGCCGGACGACGTTTCCTGGCTCAGCGTCTCGGAAACTAGACTCTGCGTCTCCTCGAATCCCTCGTCGTTCATCTCTTGGTCCCGAGCTTTGCCCGGGGAGGACGAGGAGGTGACGCAAATGTCGGGAACGAATCTGCCGCGGAACACCGAGGATTCTGGACCCGGCTGGATTCTGATCTCGTTTCGCTCCGTGCGTTTTCTCTCCGGAATACCGCCTAGATCCTCGTACGCGTCGTGGTGTTTCGGAGCGTCGATCATGTCGGTCTGGTCTGGTCGCGACGACGGGCTGGTTCCGTTTTGAATTTGATTCACCTGACTGGGCGGATTGTTCGTCAACCTTATCGCCTCCTTCACCTGACTAGGGTCGATCATGCTCCGTTGTCGTTCCCGGCTGGTCACGGCTCTCTCGGCGAGAACCGTCACGGACGGTTCCCGTGGTCGCGACTCCTGCATCACCGGGCTGAGGACCGTGTTGGTCACCGCGAGGACCGGCGGTGGCTGGCTGACCGGAAGCCTCGAGCTTCTGTGCGTGAACGCGACGGGCCTCGACAACCGTTCAAGATCCTCGCCGGAACGGGCGATGTCGAACGACGACGCCTCGCGACGCTTCAACTTCTCTTGCCAGACGCGAAGCATCGCGTCCTCGTCGCGACTCTCCTCGGACAACGGCAAACTGTGAGGACGTTGGGCCGGTGGTTTCTCCTCGTACGGCTCCGTACTCGCGACCTCGTGCTTGGACTCCTTTTCCGCCGGCGAGTCTTGTTGCACCTTTTTATACCTCCGTGTTCTCCTCGTCGCCGAGTACCTATCAAAGTTACCTGAAACGAACGCGGCGTCGACGATGATTCTCACCTGGTTCAGGTACGTTTCAGTAAACTGCTATTTTAAAGAATCTTTTCaacaaatgaaatatttcattttcagATGTACGTTCAAAGTACCCGGCTCTATCGACGCCCAAACAAGAAGCTCTGGATTACCTCAGGCCATATAATATGTAGTTTAGATATTTAACGACTTACCCGTACCGAAATCTGTGTTACTCGTGTTTTTCGCGACCGTGTTCTTGAGATCGCGACTTTGGAACGAGCCGTTGCAACGTTCCCTCCTGCACGGCTCTTTCTCGACCGGCTTCACTTCCTTCGGCGGACTGAACAGCTTTCTAGTCGCCGGCGGAGTTTCAATATTGTCCGAGTCGATCTCGATTTTGTCGCTGATTTTCTCTTCATCCGCGCCTCGTTTGTACTTGGAAAATCTTCGCGTCGCGGAGACTTGGGTGTTGCTGTACGGTTGCCGCAGATAAATCGTCAGCTCGTCCTGAGGATCCGTGTTGACGGTATCGTTCATCTTGTTCTTCTTTCTGTCCTCCTCTTTGATCGACTGCAAGGTACCGGAGGTGAGGATATTCTCTGCGCTGAGTCTTGATCTTAGCCTACGGGAATAACGTGGGTCAGTCTCTTCCATACTATTTGGTACGTTTAAGCTAGACTTCCGCCAAGGAGATTTGTCCTTTTGGGACGGATGCGTTTCGGCTTCTGAAACGAAGCAACGAAGCATGAGTCAGTTTGCGTCCAGTTAATCAACACGATAAAAATGTGATCGTCGCGTTGACTGTCCACACTTGTAAATTAACTttgtagaaaatatttaaaacgagACGGGCCTAGAGGGACAGTCGACGCGTCGAAGGATGCGAAATGGTACAAGTAACCTTCTATAGCTTCCATCGTGCGCATCACGTCCGTTTTTTCGACCGACGGGCGCCAGTCGTAAACTTCGGAGTCGTAAACTTCGTGCGTGGAATTACCGTCGTTCGGGGTATTCGTCTTGCCTTCACTTTCTGTGCACGTAATATCACGAGGATCGAGTTAAAATGGAACGCTTCGTCGTGTCATTTCACGGTAACGATACGCGTGTTTCGCTTACCCGAGTCTTCGAAGGACCGTCGATTAGCTTGGTGCAACTGTCTCGCTTTTCTTTGAAGTTCTTCACCCGCACGATCTTCTTTCTCGTTTTCCGACAACCACGCCTCGATCTTCTGTCTCCATGCTTTTCTGTTTTTAACACGCGTACACACATTTCATTCGTTTATTTATTCGGCAATTATCTCTTTGCGATCGTTACGGCTTACCCGGCAGGTTTTGTTTCTTCCTCTTGCAAGAAGGGTTTGTTTTCCACCAGAGGCGACGGGGAACTCGCCCTTTCTCGGTCGGTCGAAAAGTCTGCGTTCAGTAGATCGCTCCTGCGAGATTGACCGCGAGCTCTTCGTGCCCACgaccgatctgttcaacaattaattAACATATCAAATTCTCTGCCTGAATTATTATAACACGGGCCATTAACTCGTCCAGCTATTCTACCTAGACTACCCCAGGACTTTCTTTCGCGAGTATTGTCTTGTCCCGACGTCCTCAAAAAGTCCATCAGGTTACCGTCGTCGTCTTCGCAGGGTATTCGACTTCTGCGACGACGGAGGGTGCCATTTGGCGTCACATCTATACGGAGAAACGGACTGGATTACGCCCAATAATTCCACGTTATATACATAATATTGTCTGATAAAATAGACAGGAAGGTACGTTTTTCTAATCGACTTTCCAAACAAGATCTCTAATGCAACATTTCGATTCTTATTTTAGGTCCTCGTCGACTACCGCGTGAGATGCAAGTATGAAAATAGATCGGTCTTAGGACAGAGGGTTCGAGGATAAGACCTGGAGAGTAGGTTTCTTCTTTGGTAGATAGTTGGTCGCCGGTACCGCCGGAACAAGAGCCCAAGCGACGTCGAATGCTCGGCGATCCGGCGATCGAGACGTCTTCGTCCGACGTGACTCCTCCGTTTTGCAATCTTTTCATCTGCATGGAAAAAAGAAAGGGCGTGTGGTTTGTGCGTTTAAAAAGTATGTATAATTAAGCGCGGCGAGCGCCGCGGTACTTTCTTCGATACGCAAGAAATAGACGGGACCGCTTACCTTGGCATCGTTACGACTATAATTTCTTTGAGGTAAACCGGTATGGAGATCGAAGAGGCCGTAATCGATTAGGTTGCATTCGGATTCAGAGGCTGGCGTCTCGGCTTGATTCGTTACTAGAAAACACGCACGGTAATAAACGATGGATCTATTTATCGTCACCTTAAATGCTTTTACTTATTACAGAAAAACTAAACTTTTACCCCAAACTAAAAGAGGCACGCGtaggaagaaaagaaaaatttttaaatttatccaCGTACGGAATCGTTTTTTAGCTAGAAGTTGTTCTTCTCGTTGTTTGCGCCTCGCCAAGACTTGTTCCTCCTGAATTCTTCGCCTTTCGTTCTCCGCGACAGCCTGGTTGAACTTCTGACAGAATTGATGGAATATCTTGAAGCACTCTTCGATCTTGAACGTGTTCGAGTCTTCGCAAAAGAATTCCGCGAGCGATCGCCTTACAGTCTCCAGCTCCTCCATGTCCCCTTTCAACTGGCTCATCTCCTGTTCTGCCATCTGTGGAACAGAGAATATTAAAAGTCTCGTTTCCATCGTCGAATCTGAAAGTTTAGATAGAAGGATCTCAAAATAGttcgcgtatacagggtgttcggccacccctgggaaaattttaatagagaattgtagagaccaaagtaagacgaaaatcaagataaccaatttcttgatggaggcttcgttaaaaagttattacgcgtacgcagctgttcgctggTTGCctgtctacaggcggaactttaaacgttaataactttttaacgaagcctccatcaggaaattggtattcttgagtttcgtcttattttggcctctagaatcacccattaaaatttttcccaggggtggccgaacaccctgtatacctgtAGGAACTGAGCCATTTGTTCCTGTATGTCGATCTCCGTGGAAGGAAGCTGAATCTGAGCCTTGATTTTCTTGATCTTCGTGTCGAGGGCGTTGAACTCGTTGTTTAGCTGCTCGGTCGTGGTCCTGTAAGTGACAATTCACTTTAGACCGAAACTTGGTTCGCCGTATAAAGCAAACTTACTTCGTGGCAGCTTCCAGCGTGTTCATGCTCTTGGCGAAATTCAACAGGTCCTTCCGTTTCCTCTCGGCTTGCTGCCAGGCAAATTATTCGTAAACGTGAAACTGAGAGTCGCGTGAACGTTACggtatagagagagagagagagagagagggagcgaGAGTGTACTTTACCAAAGCCACGTAATGTATGAGATTCATTCCTGGTTTGTTCGCTCGGATTTCGGTCAACTTTTGCAAAGAGGATAGCTTCACTCCAGCGGCGTTTCCGGCATATCCACCCTGTGCgtgatattaaattattaatcgattgCTCTCTTTCTAATTGTTTTAGGAACCCAGAACGATTATTTCGTACCGAGTTTAGAAAATTCCCAGCGACTAGAACCATGTATAGGACCTCCTGGAGCGGCTTATTCGTCATTAGATCCTCACCGGCGAGGATCATAGAGTTGATGCTAGGTTCTAGGTAGCCCATGTTGGCAGCGAATTCTTCCTTCAGCAACATACACTCTATACGTAGCTTGTAGCTTTCGACGAACGAAGACAAGGTAAAATTAAACGAGCGAATTGTTATCGACAAGCAGAACAAAATTTGAttgcctcatactttggtaCTTGGACGAGTTGCAGGAAAAACTTCTCGGCGTTTCCGAGCTTCGACTTGTCCCCGTCGAAGCTTTTGAGCATTTCCAGCTCGTCCACTTCGGGCAGTATCTTGAGGAGACCGCGTAACTTTTCCGCACCGATGTCGTCGTGACCGCCTTCCTTTATCAGCTGAATTATGTCCTCGTTCGAGCTACGactcatatttttattgaaacgtATCGCGTCGACGCGGTAATCGACGGCGGTAATGCTTACCTTCGAAactgtttgagaaatatgttgACGTTCAAGCTCCTCTTGCCGTCCAGAAGCGCgatctgaaatatttaatagatcGGTGAAATCGAAACCGATCTAAAAAGAAGTAAGCCCACCTCGGTCGGTTCTCTTCGGCGTCTCTCAGCGTCGGAGCTGTTTCCGTAGGAGGAGAAACACGAGGCGGCGGGTAACATTGGCGGCACTTGCTGACAGAACAGACCTTCCATTTCCGCCCAGTCTATGTCCGCCATGGGGGAGTTTTGATGCTCGTTGGCGACCAATGACCAAATGTTTCGTTTGCCGATGACCTGCGCGTGACAAAGATTCGAATACTTGGTCGACTGGTTTCTACCACTAATTTTCCGTCGCTCTGCTTAATATAGGCTGGTAGGAGTACTTTGTTATTAGGTATCTTGTTCCAGTTGATCGTTTTCATTTTTGCCTTGGGGGTGGGTATTTCCTGTTGCGGCAGCAGCCTCGCGTGATTATTCGGCGGGTCGGGGGTGGGCGCCCGCGCGACGGGCAGCACGTGGAGCGGCGGTGGGATGGGCGGCGGTTCCATCGATGCATCGGCTTGCGTCGCGTTGGCGGCGAaaagcggcggaggcggaggcggcGGCAAAATGCGGCCTTGGCTCGAGGAGGCGGCTACCGGGGGATCGGGAGGCGGTGGCGGAGGTGGCAAAGGTGGCGAAGGTGACAAAGGTGGCAGAGGCGGCGCCGAATTGTTCACCGGCAACGACGCTTTTCGAGACGTTCCGCACGTCTGATCGGTGCCCCGACAGTGACAGCATAGATTCGTCTGCGAAACAAACATTAGTCTTACTTGATATTAATATTTACTTacgctaaaatatttttcagattTACTTTTACTACTTTTGCCTGGGACGGTACATACGATAACCAACGATAGGAACCTTGCACAAGAAGCATAAACACGAAGAAGGagtactataagaaaaacgattACTCGACGTTGGGTCACTCTCGTAGACTGAAAGAGCGAACAAGTGGTGGCGATGAAGAGAGTTAAAAGGGGACAACGtatggtttcgtataatatagATTTTTTTAAAAGCGATCCCGTTCACGGGTTTGTTCGGTTTACTGCTTCTACGCGCGTCCGGTGAAAAGTAAAAGCGCGAAACGTGTTTGAAACGTTGCGTCGGTTCGCGTCAGGCAGA
The Colletes latitarsis isolate SP2378_abdomen chromosome 14, iyColLati1, whole genome shotgun sequence DNA segment above includes these coding regions:
- the Form3 gene encoding FH2 domain-containing protein formin 3 isoform X2, producing MLIEFSYGQRTRRTVSTNAVNMDSHVGLDYIVDNPDYCVKLASALDTACPSVKKQVVELLSALCVYSQGGRQRAIDTLHAYQERKGERYRLRIVVDELEKTTGEDYRTALLAFINCLVISTPVLKDRIRIRNEFIGLKLLPILNELRKSHAPDLRVQLDVFDDQRETDEELSNHGPPGIDLSSHVDVFYAILGQIADTPQEIPFLSILQHLLRLDPKDAASDLAWDTAETLVHRATLLENREDATKLLRSPSLQTNLCCHCRGTDQTCGTSRKASLPVNNSAPPLPPLSPSPPLPPPPPPPDPPVAASSSQGRILPPPPPPPLFAANATQADASMEPPPIPPPLHVLPVARAPTPDPPNNHARLLPQQEIPTPKAKMKTINWNKIPNNKVIGKRNIWSLVANEHQNSPMADIDWAEMEGLFCQQVPPMLPAASCFSSYGNSSDAERRRREPTEIALLDGKRSLNVNIFLKQFRSSNEDIIQLIKEGGHDDIGAEKLRGLLKILPEVDELEMLKSFDGDKSKLGNAEKFFLQLVQVPNYKLRIECMLLKEEFAANMGYLEPSINSMILAGEDLMTNKPLQEVLYMVLVAGNFLNSGGYAGNAAGVKLSSLQKLTEIRANKPGMNLIHYVALQAERKRKDLLNFAKSMNTLEAATKTTTEQLNNEFNALDTKIKKIKAQIQLPSTEIDIQEQMAQFLQMAEQEMSQLKGDMEELETVRRSLAEFFCEDSNTFKIEECFKIFHQFCQKFNQAVAENERRRIQEEQVLARRKQREEQLLAKKRFLTNQAETPASESECNLIDYGLFDLHTGLPQRNYSRNDAKMKRLQNGGVTSDEDVSIAGSPSIRRRLGSCSGGTGDQLSTKEETYSPDVTPNGTLRRRRSRIPCEDDDGNLMDFLRTSGQDNTRERKSWGSLDRSWARRARGQSRRSDLLNADFSTDRERASSPSPLVENKPFLQEEETKPAGKAWRQKIEAWLSENEKEDRAGEELQRKARQLHQANRRSFEDSESEGKTNTPNDGNSTHEVYDSEVYDWRPSVEKTDVMRTMEAIEEAETHPSQKDKSPWRKSSLNVPNSMEETDPRYSRRLRSRLSAENILTSGTLQSIKEEDRKKNKMNDTVNTDPQDELTIYLRQPYSNTQVSATRRFSKYKRGADEEKISDKIEIDSDNIETPPATRKLFSPPKEVKPVEKEPCRRERCNGSFQSRDLKNTVAKNTSNTDFGNFDRYSATRRTRRYKKVQQDSPAEKESKHEVASTEPYEEKPPAQRPHSLPLSEESRDEDAMLRVWQEKLKRREASSFDIARSGEDLERLSRPVAFTHRSSRLPVSQPPPVLAVTNTVLSPVMQESRPREPSVTVLAERAVTSRERQRSMIDPSQVKEAIRLTNNPPSQVNQIQNGTSPSSRPDQTDMIDAPKHHDAYEDLGGIPERKRTERNEIRIQPGPESSVFRGRFVPDICVTSSSSPGKARDQEMNDEGFEETQSLVSETLSQETSSGNYETDTHDSTRCSPAELRYTGNEADRARAVAENDREKPDGHAKKSIDKTLESSIKGFEKRASSMRKTGEKSSFLPKRTNSLKRDSGPGKTESTQRNANATLQSINPSRNEVERSGSRSSLRSSRSSLNSATSVNTVRNLVPNHARLRTYTSAICALTNDLRKSPSNAPLPPKNIEKRRINPRSTVTRIPASRSSSSGSSVGPAARTVRKSLGVSGEPQKGNKGRTIGSRSSSSSGSGSIVGHETISLNRSAGDKAPVTRSKLIHPRAVTRNHGFMRPTAASVNKGSIPNLPRSIKSLVK
- the Form3 gene encoding FH2 domain-containing protein formin 3 isoform X1; its protein translation is MLIEFSYGQRTRRTVSTNAVNMDSHVGLDYIVDNPDYCVKLASALDTACPSVKKQVVELLSALCVYSQGGRQRAIDTLHAYQERKGERYRLRIVVDELEKTTGEDYRTALLAFINCLVISTPVLKDRIRIRNEFIGLKLLPILNELRKSHAPDLRVQLDVFDDQRETDEELSNHGPPGIDLSSHVDVFYAILGQIADTPQEIPFLSILQHLLRLDPKDAASDLAWDTAETLVHRATLLENREDATKLLRSPSLQTNLCCHCRGTDQTCGTSRKASLPVNNSAPPLPPLSPSPPLPPPPPPPDPPVAASSSQGRILPPPPPPPLFAANATQADASMEPPPIPPPLHVLPVARAPTPDPPNNHARLLPQQEIPTPKAKMKTINWNKIPNNKVIGKRNIWSLVANEHQNSPMADIDWAEMEGLFCQQVPPMLPAASCFSSYGNSSDAERRRREPTEIALLDGKRSLNVNIFLKQFRSSNEDIIQLIKEGGHDDIGAEKLRGLLKILPEVDELEMLKSFDGDKSKLGNAEKFFLQLVQVPNYKLRIECMLLKEEFAANMGYLEPSINSMILAGEDLMTNKPLQEVLYMVLVAGNFLNSGGYAGNAAGVKLSSLQKLTEIRANKPGMNLIHYVALQAERKRKDLLNFAKSMNTLEAATKTTTEQLNNEFNALDTKIKKIKAQIQLPSTEIDIQEQMAQFLQMAEQEMSQLKGDMEELETVRRSLAEFFCEDSNTFKIEECFKIFHQFCQKFNQAVAENERRRIQEEQVLARRKQREEQLLAKKRFLTNQAETPASESECNLIDYGLFDLHTGLPQRNYSRNDAKMKRLQNGGVTSDEDVSIAGSPSIRRRLGSCSGGTGDQLSTKEETYSPDVTPNGTLRRRRSRIPCEDDDGNLMDFLRTSGQDNTRERKSWGSLDRSWARRARGQSRRSDLLNADFSTDRERASSPSPLVENKPFLQEEETKPAGKAWRQKIEAWLSENEKEDRAGEELQRKARQLHQANRRSFEDSESEGKTNTPNDGNSTHEVYDSEVYDWRPSVEKTDVMRTMEAIEEAETHPSQKDKSPWRKSSLNVPNSMEETDPRYSRRLRSRLSAENILTSGTLQSIKEEDRKKNKMNDTVNTDPQDELTIYLRQPYSNTQVSATRRFSKYKRGADEEKISDKIEIDSDNIETPPATRKLFSPPKEVKPVEKEPCRRERCNGSFQSRDLKNTVAKNTSNTDFGTGNFDRYSATRRTRRYKKVQQDSPAEKESKHEVASTEPYEEKPPAQRPHSLPLSEESRDEDAMLRVWQEKLKRREASSFDIARSGEDLERLSRPVAFTHRSSRLPVSQPPPVLAVTNTVLSPVMQESRPREPSVTVLAERAVTSRERQRSMIDPSQVKEAIRLTNNPPSQVNQIQNGTSPSSRPDQTDMIDAPKHHDAYEDLGGIPERKRTERNEIRIQPGPESSVFRGRFVPDICVTSSSSPGKARDQEMNDEGFEETQSLVSETLSQETSSGNYETDTHDSTRCSPAELRYTGNEADRARAVAENDREKPDGHAKKSIDKTLESSIKGFEKRASSMRKTGEKSSFLPKRTNSLKRDSGPGKTESTQRNANATLQSINPSRNEVERSGSRSSLRSSRSSLNSATSVNTVRNLVPNHARLRTYTSAICALTNDLRKSPSNAPLPPKNIEKRRINPRSTVTRIPASRSSSSGSSVGPAARTVRKSLGVSGEPQKGNKGRTIGSRSSSSSGSGSIVGHETISLNRSAGDKAPVTRSKLIHPRAVTRNHGFMRPTAASVNKGSIPNLPRSIKSLVK